The proteins below are encoded in one region of Rhizophagus irregularis chromosome 13, complete sequence:
- a CDS encoding uncharacterized protein (SECRETED:cutsite_ANA-VD; SECRETED:prob_0.9209); SECRETED:SignalP(1-19), whose protein sequence is MKFYFAVALLLAVASLANAVDTIKPLKPSAFCIKSKLTPGDGTQLKQPSCVSLEIGEIPATNKMVSALIVNPKNNQAIKRNTPFTVDTKVIGLSTGFFSDPAVDYYQIQQTLDGGGQIQGHSHITIQKIDGNNAPDPTVFAFFKGLNDAAKNGVLSVNVDTGLPQKGTYRICTMNSSNSHQPVVMPVAQRGAQDDCVRINVI, encoded by the coding sequence atgaaattttatttcgcTGTTGCCCTTTTATTAGCTGTTGCTTCTTTAGCTAATGCAGTTGATACTATAAAACCTTTGAAACCAAGTGCTTTTTGTATAAAGAGTAAACTTACTCCTGGTGATGGTACTCAACTCAAGCAACCTAGTTGTGTCAGTCTCGAAATTGGTGAAATTCCCGCTACCAATAAGATGGTCTCAGCTTTAATCGTTAATCCAAAGAATAATCAAGCAATTAAACGAAACACACCATTTACAGTTGATACCAAAGTCATAGGTCTTAGCACTGGATTCTTCTCTGATCCAGCCGTGGACTATTATCAAATTCAACAAACTCTTGATGGAGGTGGCCAAATTCAAGGACATAGTCATATTACAATCCAAAAAATAGATGGTAATAATGCACCTGATCCTACAGTTTTTGCATTCTTCAAAGGTTTGAATGATGCTGCTAAGAATGGTGTCTTGAGTGTAAATGTAGACACCGGACTTCCTCAAAAAGGTACCTATCGTATTTGCACGATGAATTCTTCAAACTCTCATCAACCCGTGGTTATGCCAGTTGCTCAAAGAGGTGCTCAAGACGACTGCGTTAGAATCAATGTCATTTAA